A portion of the Acidobacteriota bacterium genome contains these proteins:
- a CDS encoding tetratricopeptide repeat protein: MSDRLTRKEIKQKDQFLSAMEGGLDYGRSHLRTIGLAVAAVVAVILIAAVVVWFLRHRDAQASLALDDALKAFNAPVAESSAVPEEAQDELTFPTEEARRERARELFLEVQDSYGGTEPAALANIFLADLAVEEGDLARAQELWQAFLDDHERDLLAVQVRLNLLSAKRDAGDQEGVVEELQAMLDSDETPLPEDVILFELAQTLEELSRDDEALGYYQRILDEYPSSQYRGEAQQKTQELGGAAA; encoded by the coding sequence ATGAGTGATCGTTTGACCCGCAAGGAGATCAAGCAGAAAGACCAATTTCTCAGCGCCATGGAGGGCGGCCTGGACTACGGCCGAAGCCATCTCCGGACCATCGGTTTGGCGGTGGCGGCGGTGGTCGCGGTCATCCTCATCGCGGCCGTCGTGGTCTGGTTCCTGCGCCACCGTGACGCGCAGGCGAGTCTGGCCTTGGACGACGCCCTGAAGGCCTTCAACGCGCCGGTGGCGGAGTCCTCCGCGGTGCCCGAGGAAGCCCAGGACGAGCTCACGTTCCCCACCGAGGAGGCCCGCCGCGAGCGTGCCCGGGAGCTCTTTCTCGAGGTCCAGGACAGCTACGGCGGGACCGAGCCGGCGGCGTTGGCGAATATCTTCCTCGCCGACCTGGCGGTGGAAGAAGGGGACCTGGCGCGGGCGCAGGAGCTTTGGCAGGCCTTCCTCGATGATCACGAGCGCGACCTGCTGGCAGTGCAGGTACGCCTCAACTTGCTCAGCGCCAAGCGCGACGCCGGCGATCAGGAAGGGGTCGTGGAGGAGCTGCAGGCGATGCTCGATTCCGACGAGACTCCGCTGCCGGAGGATGTCATCCTCTTCGAGCTGGCCCAGACCCTCGAAGAGCTCTCCCGGGACGACGAGGCCTTGGGCTACTACCAGCGCATCCTCGACGAGTACCCCAGCTCTCAGTACCGCGGCGAGGCGCAGCAGAAGACCCAGGAGCTAGGCGGCGCAGCAGCCTGA
- a CDS encoding GDSL-type esterase/lipase family protein has product MSGSPLRVLSASLALVLASMLAVPAAAQIEYVAFGDSITEGFGDDAGQRERGYPPRLAQLLADRGVNATVTNFGLGGETTAEGLSRIPVVFSQGGDVLLLMEGTNDIGMRISPETIRFNLDSMADRAENNGFEVVLATIIPRFPTANFDGSNRITGRLAGLIRELAHDEARELVDPFQVFFRDTPGVFDELYVGGGDRLHPNGEGYDALAEIFADVLTGVDNVPPVTGLVSPEDDDQNVSPNTAIAIDLYDFGAGIDMANTSLRINDQLVTANITGDSDKLEIRYQPPAPLSGVVFVGLSSRDLAAPANNTLDRNIMQFVIAGTQFLPGDIDRDGRVDGTDLVLFAVRFGSERGDGRFRAFADLNGDDAVDGRDLAILASNFGGTAS; this is encoded by the coding sequence ATGAGCGGCTCACCTCTCCGCGTTCTGTCCGCTTCTCTAGCCCTGGTGCTGGCGTCGATGCTCGCCGTGCCGGCGGCGGCCCAGATCGAATACGTCGCCTTCGGGGACAGCATCACCGAGGGCTTCGGCGACGATGCCGGTCAGCGCGAGCGCGGCTATCCGCCGCGGCTGGCTCAATTGCTAGCCGACCGCGGCGTCAACGCCACCGTGACCAATTTCGGCCTCGGCGGCGAGACCACCGCCGAAGGCCTGAGCCGCATTCCGGTGGTCTTCTCCCAGGGCGGCGACGTGCTGCTGTTGATGGAAGGCACCAACGATATCGGCATGCGGATCTCACCGGAGACCATTCGCTTCAACCTCGACTCCATGGCGGATCGGGCCGAGAACAACGGCTTCGAGGTGGTCCTCGCCACCATCATCCCGCGCTTCCCCACCGCCAACTTCGACGGCAGCAACCGCATCACCGGCCGCCTGGCGGGCCTGATCCGGGAGCTCGCTCACGACGAGGCGCGGGAGTTGGTGGACCCTTTCCAGGTCTTCTTCCGCGACACCCCGGGAGTCTTCGACGAGCTCTATGTCGGCGGAGGGGATCGCTTGCATCCCAACGGAGAGGGCTATGACGCCCTGGCGGAGATCTTCGCCGACGTCCTCACCGGCGTCGACAATGTGCCGCCGGTGACCGGCCTGGTGAGCCCCGAGGACGACGACCAGAACGTCTCCCCCAACACCGCCATCGCCATCGACCTCTATGATTTCGGTGCCGGCATCGACATGGCCAACACCAGCCTGCGCATCAACGACCAGTTGGTGACCGCCAACATCACCGGCGACAGCGACAAGCTGGAAATCCGCTACCAGCCCCCGGCACCGCTCTCCGGCGTGGTCTTCGTAGGCTTGAGCTCCCGAGACCTGGCGGCCCCGGCCAACAACACCCTCGACCGCAACATCATGCAGTTCGTCATCGCCGGCACCCAATTCCTCCCCGGCGACATCGACCGCGACGGCCGCGTCGACGGCACCGACCTGGTGCTCTTCGCCGTCCGCTTCGGTTCGGAACGGGGCGACGGCCGCTTCCGGGCCTTCGCTGATTTGAACGGCGACGACGCCGTGGACGGGCGGGATCTGGCGATTCTGGCGAGTAATTTTGGTGGGACGGCGAGCTGA
- a CDS encoding thymidine phosphorylase produces MTITPYSILLRKRDGESLTEAEIRHLVNGACGEGWSDAQLGAFLMAAVIRGMDTEETHALTRAMLESGERWKLVDDVPGVGDKHSTGGVGDKISLVLSPLLAACGIPVAMLTGRGLGHTGGTADKLESIPGLSLELNRQLTVELLQDVGMAIGMATGEIAPADRKLYSLRDVTGTVESLPLITSSILSKKLATGTAGVVFDLKTGDGAFLTEIDEGRRLARMLVETSRSLGTPAKAVITDMNQPLGRWVGHASEVLETLQCLDGEGPEDVMEVTYVLCLELAQLLGKPLERRQLEEAITSGAARRVFDRWARIQGAEESWLDDPQLPLAPVEVPILAPRPGHLAKVANRRLGLLLSTAGGGRKVPGDRIDHEVSLRIDARLGDSVEEGQELARLYLRKEDEELVEHFRGCFGIEDEGNSPPLIYETVG; encoded by the coding sequence ATGACCATCACCCCCTATTCGATCCTCCTCCGCAAGCGTGACGGCGAGAGCCTGACGGAAGCGGAGATCCGCCACCTGGTGAACGGAGCCTGCGGCGAGGGTTGGAGCGACGCTCAGCTGGGAGCCTTCCTCATGGCCGCGGTGATCCGCGGCATGGATACCGAAGAGACCCACGCCCTGACCCGGGCCATGCTCGAGTCCGGGGAGCGCTGGAAACTGGTGGACGATGTGCCGGGGGTGGGGGACAAGCACTCCACCGGCGGCGTCGGCGACAAGATCTCCTTGGTGCTCTCGCCGCTGCTGGCGGCCTGCGGCATCCCCGTGGCCATGCTCACCGGCCGTGGCCTGGGGCATACCGGCGGTACCGCCGACAAGCTGGAGAGCATCCCCGGCCTCAGCCTCGAGCTCAACCGCCAGCTCACCGTCGAGCTGCTCCAGGACGTGGGTATGGCCATCGGTATGGCCACCGGAGAGATCGCACCGGCGGACCGCAAGCTCTACTCCCTGCGCGACGTCACCGGCACCGTCGAGTCGCTGCCCCTCATCACCTCCAGCATCCTGTCCAAGAAGCTCGCCACCGGCACCGCCGGGGTGGTCTTCGATCTCAAGACCGGTGACGGTGCGTTTCTGACCGAGATCGACGAGGGCCGGCGCCTGGCCCGCATGCTGGTGGAGACCAGCCGCTCCCTGGGCACCCCGGCGAAGGCGGTGATCACCGACATGAACCAGCCCCTGGGGCGCTGGGTGGGCCACGCTTCCGAGGTCTTGGAGACCCTCCAATGCCTCGACGGCGAGGGCCCCGAGGACGTCATGGAGGTGACCTACGTTCTGTGCTTGGAGCTGGCCCAGCTGCTGGGCAAGCCGCTGGAGCGCCGGCAGCTGGAAGAGGCCATCACCTCCGGTGCCGCTCGCCGCGTCTTCGACCGCTGGGCCCGCATCCAGGGGGCGGAGGAGAGCTGGCTGGACGACCCCCAGCTGCCCCTGGCGCCCGTCGAGGTCCCCATCCTAGCCCCCCGCCCCGGCCACCTCGCCAAGGTCGCCAACCGCCGCCTGGGCCTCCTCCTCTCCACCGCCGGCGGCGGCCGCAAGGTCCCCGGCGACCGCATCGACCACGAGGTCTCTCTGCGCATCGACGCGCGGCTGGGGGATTCAGTGGAGGAGGGCCAGGAGCTGGCCCGGCTCTATCTTCGGAAGGAAGACGAAGAGCTAGTGGAGCACTTCCGGGGCTGCTTCGGGATTGAGGACGAGGGAAACTCTCCGCCGTTGATCTACGAGACGGTGGGGTGA